Below is a genomic region from Pseudazoarcus pumilus.
GGCTCATCCACATCGACATGAGCACGATCTCGCCCGAGGTGACCGAGGGCATCGCCGCACGCTTGCGCGAGCGCGGCGTGACCATGCTGGATGCGCCGGTTTCGGGCGGCGAACCGGGGGCGATCAATGCGACGCTGACCATCATGGTCGGCGGCGACGCCTCCGCCTTCGAGTGCGCGAAACCGCTGTTCGAGGCGATGGGCAAGGCCATCTCGCACATCGGCGGCAATGGCGCCGGCCAGGTGGCCAAGGCGTGCAACCAGATCGTCACCGGGGTGGGCGTGGCCTCGGTGGCCGAGGCGCTCAACTTCGCGCGCGCCAGCGGCGTCGATGCGGGTGCGGTGCGCGAGGTGCTGATGGGCGGCTTTGCCGCTTCGCGCATTCTCGATGCGCATGGCGGGCGCATGGTCAAGCGTGAATTCCGCCCCGGTTTCAAGTCGTGGATGCACCAGAAGGACATGCGCATCGTGCTCGACGAGGCCCACCGCATGGGCCTGCAGTTGCCCACCGCGGCGGCCGCCGCGCAGCTGTTCAATGCGATGGTCGGCTCCGGCCTGGGCGAGGAGGATTCGGTGGCGATGCTCAAACTGTTCGAACGCATGAGCGGGGGAGAAGGATGATGCGCATCGGATTCATCGGACTGGGCGTGATGGGGCGCCCGATGGCGGAAAACCTGCTGCGTGCCGGCCATACGCTGGGCGTATGGGCACGCCGGCCCGAGTCGGCAGCACCCCTGGTGGAGCAGGGGGCGACTGCGTACGAGACGCTGGCGGCGCTGGCCGCGGCCTGCGACGTGGTCATCACCATCATCACCAACAGCGCCGACGTCGAAGGCGTGGCCTTCGGCGAGCACGGGCTGGCGGCGGGCTTTGCGCGCGGCGCCGTGCATGTGGACATGAGCACCATCGCGCCGGATGCGGCACGCGACTTCGCGCGCCGCTATGCGGACGTGGGTGTCGATTGGGTCGATGCGCCGGTCTCCGGCGGCGAGCAGGCGGCGGTGGCCGGTACGCTGGCAATCATGGCGGGCGCGCGCGAGGACGTGTTCGAGCGCGTGCGGCCCTTGTTCGAGGCCATGGGCAGGACCATCGTGCGCATCGGTGATGCCGGCGCCGGCCAGGTCGCCAAGGCCTGCAACCAGATGGTGATGGTGTGTGCGCTGCAGGCCTGCGCCGAAGCCATGCATCTGGCGCGCGCCCACAAGGTCGATCTGGCCGCGGTGCGCACCGCGCTGCTGGGCGGTTCGGCCGGCTCGCGTGTGATGGAGGTGATGGGCGCGCGCATGGTCGAACGGGACTTCTCCGCAGGCATCCAGGCGCGACTGCACCACAAGGACTTCGGCATCCTGCTCAACGAAGCGGTGAAGATCGGCGCGCCGCTGCCAATTGCGGCACAGACATGGCAGCAGCTCAATGCGCTGATGCACAAGGGCTGGGGTTTCGACGATACGTCGAGCCTGCTCAGGGTGCTGGAGGATGCGACGTCGGGGCCGACCACCTGAGTCGCAGTCAGTACGAGCGCGGCGAAGCCATCCCGATGTGTCCGGAGATTGCTTCGTTGCTGCGCTCTCGAGGACGGTTCGGGTGTCGACTCAGGGACGTTTCGGTGGCGACTCGGTATAGCCCAGTGCCCGCGAGATCTCCTGCGCGGTGGCATGCACCAGCGGCGCCCAGTCGCGGCGGAAGCGCTCGGACGGGGTCGACAGCGACAGGCCGGCCACCAGTTCGCCGCTGTCGTCGCGAATCCCGGCGGCGATGCAGCGCACGCCCAGTTCCACTTCGTCCAGGTCGAAGGCCACGTCGTGGCGGCGGATCTCGGCCAGTTCGCGTTCGAGCTTGTCGATCTCGGTAATCGATGCCGGCGTGCTGCCGGGCAGGCCGGTTCGTTGCGCGTAGTCACGCACCCTGTCGCGGCCGTCCTCGACCAGGAAGAGCTTGCCCGATGCGGTGGTGTGCAGCGGCGCGCGTGCGCCGACGATGTGCACCACGCGTACCGACGAGCGCCCGCTCGAGGTGCGCTCGACATAGACCATGGCGTCGCCGTCGCGCATGCCCAGGTTCACGCTCTCGCCGGTCTCGGCGTGCAGCTTGAGCATGAAGGGCATGGCCACGTCGCGCAGCGAGATGCGCGACTTGACGATGTTGCCCAGCTCCAACAGACGGATACCCAGCCGGTAGGTGCCGCCCTCGCCACGTTCGACGAAGCCCGCCGCGCTCATCGCGCCGAGGATGCGGTGCGCGGTCGACGGATGCAGGTCGCTTTGCTGCGCGATGTTCTTGAGCGGCATCGGGTCCGGGTGCGCGGCGAGCACGTCGAGCAGCGTCATCATGCGCTCGACGACCTGGATCGGGTTCTTGGTTTCGGAGGCGGTGGCGGGCACGTCGTCACTTCATGTCACGGACATGACGCAAGTGTAGACGGCGGCGCCCGTTTCGCCCAGTGAAACGCGATTGCGGAAATCCGCAAGGCCGGCTGCGCTCCGCGCGCGGTGTGCGGCGGTAACATGTCAGTTCTGCCGACAAGCGGTTCGGCGTGACGAGAACAAGGGGAGACAGGCATGAGCATGCGCATCGTGAACCTCGAGGGCGAATCCATCGCTGCGAGTTTTCGCAAGCCGGCGATCGAGCATGAATGGACCGAATATCCGCTGAGCACTGCCGACCAGGTGGTCGAGCGGCTGGCCGGTGCCCAGATCGCCGTGATCAACAAGGTCCGCATCACCGCCGAGCACCTGCCACACTTGCCCGATCTGAAGCTCATCGCGATCGCCGCGACCGGCACCGACAACATCGATCTGGCTGCGTGCAAGGAGCACGGCGTGGTGGTGTCCAACGTGCGCGGCTATGCCGTCCATACCGTGCCCGAGCATGCCATCCTGCTGATGATGGCGCTGCGTCGCAGCCTGCTCGCGTATGTGCAGGACGTGCGCGACGGCCTGTGGGCCGCGAGCGGGAACTTCTGCCTGTTCGGCCATCCGGTGGGCGACCTGCACGGTGCGACGCTGGGCATCTTCGGACGGGGCAGTCTGGGCCAGGGCGTGGCACGGCTGGCCGAGGCCTTCGGCATGCGCGTGATCTATGGCGAGCATCGCGGCGCGAGCGCGGTGCGCGAGGGGTACACGGCCTTCGAGGAGGTGGTGCGAACGGCCGATGTGATCTCGCTGCACTGCCCCCTGAATGACGCCACGCGTGGCATGATCGGAACAGCCGAATTGCAGATGATGAAGCCGACCGCGGTGCTGGTGAATACGTCGCGCGGCGGGCTGGTCGATGAGCAGGCGCTGGCCGATGCCTTGCGTGCCGGAGAGATTGCCGGCGCGGGCGTCGACGTGCTGTCCAAGGAACCGCCGCGCGATGGCAACCCGCTGCTCGTGCCCGACATCCCGAACCTGATCGTCACGCCGCACATGGCATGGGCCTCGGATGCGGGCATGAAAGGGGTGACCGACCAGGTCATCGAGAATATCGAGGCCTTCGTCGCCGGCACGCCGCGCAATCGCGTGGTCTGAGGTCGCGGCGCGGCGCAACGGCGGAATCGTCTTGCGTTGCGCGGACTTGACCCCGGTCATGCTCCGCGTTCGGGCGACTTGACCGGGGTAGGGGCAGTTAGGTTATTTTAACGCCCGGTCGATTCCGAGTAAGTGAAAACCCGTATGACCCTGCGCCGGCGCGGTGCCGGTTCAGGGTTTTTTTAAGCCCGGATTCGGCTCCGCAGCACTGCAAGGCGGGGCGTCATATGCCCGGCGCGGCCGGTTCTGGAGGGGGGCGGTCGCGCATCTGCCGCGCGGTGGAAGAGGACGACAGGAAACCACAACAATGAGTCTTGCCCTGATCGTGAT
It encodes:
- a CDS encoding D-2-hydroxyacid dehydrogenase, producing MSMRIVNLEGESIAASFRKPAIEHEWTEYPLSTADQVVERLAGAQIAVINKVRITAEHLPHLPDLKLIAIAATGTDNIDLAACKEHGVVVSNVRGYAVHTVPEHAILLMMALRRSLLAYVQDVRDGLWAASGNFCLFGHPVGDLHGATLGIFGRGSLGQGVARLAEAFGMRVIYGEHRGASAVREGYTAFEEVVRTADVISLHCPLNDATRGMIGTAELQMMKPTAVLVNTSRGGLVDEQALADALRAGEIAGAGVDVLSKEPPRDGNPLLVPDIPNLIVTPHMAWASDAGMKGVTDQVIENIEAFVAGTPRNRVV
- a CDS encoding 2-hydroxy-3-oxopropionate reductase produces the protein MNVGFIGLGLMGRPMALNLMRAGHSLRVWARRAESMQPLLDAGALACSSAADVARGADVVITIVGDAPDVERVALGPEGIADGAREGLIHIDMSTISPEVTEGIAARLRERGVTMLDAPVSGGEPGAINATLTIMVGGDASAFECAKPLFEAMGKAISHIGGNGAGQVAKACNQIVTGVGVASVAEALNFARASGVDAGAVREVLMGGFAASRILDAHGGRMVKREFRPGFKSWMHQKDMRIVLDEAHRMGLQLPTAAAAAQLFNAMVGSGLGEEDSVAMLKLFERMSGGEG
- a CDS encoding NAD(P)-dependent oxidoreductase, producing the protein MRIGFIGLGVMGRPMAENLLRAGHTLGVWARRPESAAPLVEQGATAYETLAALAAACDVVITIITNSADVEGVAFGEHGLAAGFARGAVHVDMSTIAPDAARDFARRYADVGVDWVDAPVSGGEQAAVAGTLAIMAGAREDVFERVRPLFEAMGRTIVRIGDAGAGQVAKACNQMVMVCALQACAEAMHLARAHKVDLAAVRTALLGGSAGSRVMEVMGARMVERDFSAGIQARLHHKDFGILLNEAVKIGAPLPIAAQTWQQLNALMHKGWGFDDTSSLLRVLEDATSGPTT
- a CDS encoding IclR family transcriptional regulator, coding for MMTLLDVLAAHPDPMPLKNIAQQSDLHPSTAHRILGAMSAAGFVERGEGGTYRLGIRLLELGNIVKSRISLRDVAMPFMLKLHAETGESVNLGMRDGDAMVYVERTSSGRSSVRVVHIVGARAPLHTTASGKLFLVEDGRDRVRDYAQRTGLPGSTPASITEIDKLERELAEIRRHDVAFDLDEVELGVRCIAAGIRDDSGELVAGLSLSTPSERFRRDWAPLVHATAQEISRALGYTESPPKRP